GATGATAAATGGTTTCCAAAAGAAGGACCCTCGCTGAAACGCTGGGGATGTGGTTTAGCACTCCCGTTACCAAATGCCATCGCCCTTTGGGCGGCTCCCTTTGGGAGCATCGCCCAAAGCGGTTTATGAACGAGTATCGGGTAGCATCTCAAAACGAGAATTGTACTAAAACCCAAAATCAAAAATCTCAATAATGTATCATAAAGCATACGGCATCATTGAAACCCTCGCTCCCTTGCATGTCGGAGCCAGTGCAGGAGAAGAAACGGGTAATCTCAACTTGATTTTCCGCGACCAATTTACCCAAACGGGGATAATTCCTGGTAGTTCGATTCGCGGTAGATTTAGGTCAGATATGCGCCAGAAAGTAAAGGGTGACAACACAGAGATTAGTAGTGATGGAAAAAGTCACGAAGAGTTAGAAAAAAGAAAAAACGAGACGGAAAGAAAATGGTACGGTCATGAAGCCACACCAGGAGAGGAAAACAAAACTACGGAAGCACGGGTAAAGTTTGAATATGCTTCCTTAGTATGGCTTCCGGTATTTTGCCCTGGTCAACCCATTGTTTGGGTTACTTGTCCCTCCCTACTCAAACGCTATAAGAAAATTACTGGTATTTCTGCACCCATACCTGAGCCTTACACAGCACCCAAAACTTTACAGGGTCGTCAAGTTGGTAATAATCGTAAAGTTTTGTTTTTCAACTTGGGATTTTTGGAAATCGAGCATGAGAAAGATTTATCGGCTTGGATACCAAATGGAACTGATATCGGTTCAGATAGTTTGGTTGTAGTTGCTGATAAAGATATTTCCATACTGCACGATATGGCACTTTACCGCCAAAGTCGCGTGAAGCTTTCAGATACCGAGAAAAAAGTAGATGGAGGTGCGTTTTTTAACGTAGAAGCGTTACCGGAGGGCTGTGTATTGGTTTTCCCCGTTGCTTTGAAGGAGCAAGGCTGGAAACCATTTGCTCAAAGCCGATCTCAAGAGCTTTATTTTGGGGGGTTGGAGTCGATTGGGTTTGGTCGTTGTTCCGTGACATTGGTAGGAGAGTATTAATAATGGCTTGGAATTCCTACGGTTTAGATCGGGAAGCTCAAAAATTAGTCTTGGCAGCAAAAAAGCGCGATGAGAAGTCCCTTAACCAATCTCACGTTATGCGGATGACTGTTGCGTATGGGTTAGAGCGTTTTTGGGGAGAACACCTGCGCTTGCAAGGTAAAGAACCAGAGAAATCCCAATATTGGAAAGAAACCTGGAATGCTTTTGTAGAAATTATGAAGCAAACAGGAGTAACAATCCCAAATAAAACCGTTAGTGTTAATAACGCTAGTCAGATTCAAGCAATGTCTGATGAACTCTGGAAGTTGAGCCTTGACGACCAAAGAGTGGCTTTAGCAGTTTTAACGCAACTATGTGACTGTATTGTTTGGTGGA
The sequence above is a segment of the Mastigocladopsis repens PCC 10914 genome. Coding sequences within it:
- a CDS encoding RAMP superfamily CRISPR-associated protein, which translates into the protein MYHKAYGIIETLAPLHVGASAGEETGNLNLIFRDQFTQTGIIPGSSIRGRFRSDMRQKVKGDNTEISSDGKSHEELEKRKNETERKWYGHEATPGEENKTTEARVKFEYASLVWLPVFCPGQPIVWVTCPSLLKRYKKITGISAPIPEPYTAPKTLQGRQVGNNRKVLFFNLGFLEIEHEKDLSAWIPNGTDIGSDSLVVVADKDISILHDMALYRQSRVKLSDTEKKVDGGAFFNVEALPEGCVLVFPVALKEQGWKPFAQSRSQELYFGGLESIGFGRCSVTLVGEY